One stretch of Prionailurus viverrinus isolate Anna chromosome C1, UM_Priviv_1.0, whole genome shotgun sequence DNA includes these proteins:
- the NUDT17 gene encoding nucleoside diphosphate-linked moiety X motif 17 isoform X1: MAAARVLLLLSGRAESPSFAQSVCGLLGAGPGLGPWPTHCGLKRGRLVLSDGPFPGSSARLPLQRPPFCPFAALDQQLRTPGAELPSNRGVDLGVAVLLQSSDQSVLLTRRTRTLSVSPNLWVPPGGHVGLDEELLDGGLRELQEETGLQLPHGQFSWVPLGLWESAYPPRLSWGLPRYHHIILYLLVVSWESQQQLQARIQPNPSEVSAFMWLGPEIAAAVAAAEDGTETLTHLPRDLPPSVLPLLPWREDSVKWAKPQGTAQTGAVTMQYSGTRGGRKSSTPALAHIHAAADDPDHSRRQREGQRWDQVCPQALAAASGQVEPEWQPR, translated from the exons ATGGCCGCCGCGCGGGTGCTGCTGCTCCTGTCCGGGCGCGCGGAGTCGCCGAGCTTCGCCCAGAGTGTGTGTGGCCTCCTGGGCGCCGGGCCAGGGCTCGGGCCGTGGCCCACGCACTGCGGCTTGAAGCGAGGACGACTCGTCCTCTCGGACGGGCCATTCCCAGGCTCCTCGGCCAGGCTTCCGCTCCAG cgACCCCCTTTCTGCCCTTTTGCGGCCCTGGACCAGCAGCTCAGGACTCCGGGGGCCGAGCTGCCCAGCAACCGAGGTGTGGATCTGGGTGTGGCCGTCCTTCTGCAGTCCAGCGACCAGTCTGTCTTGTTAACGCGCAGGACACGCACCCTCAGCGTTTCTCCCAACCTCTGGGTACCCCCAG GTGGGCACGTGGGACTTGATGAAGAG CTGTTGGACGGAGGGCTGCGAGAGCTTCAGGAGGAGACTGGACTACAGCTGCCCCACGGCCAGTTCTCTTGGGTCCCTCTGGGGTTATGGGAG TCTGCCTACCCTCCTAGGCTGAGCTGGGGTCTCCCCAGATACCATCACATCATTCTCTATCTACTCGTGGTCTCCTGGGAGTCACAGCAGCAGCTGCAG GCCCGGATCCAACCAAACCCAAGTGAGGTGAGTGCCTTTATGTGGCTGGGACCAGAGATAGCAGCTGCCGTGGCTGCTGCAGAGGATGGGACAGAGACACTCACACATCTTCCCCGGGACCTACCACCCTCTGTCCT ccctctCCTGCCATGGCGGGAGGATTCGGTGAAGTGGGCTAAGCCACAAGGCACAGCCCAGACAGGAGCTGTCACCATGCAGTACAGTGGAACTAGGGGAGGACGAAAGAGCTCAACCCCTGCCCTTGCCCACATCCACGCTGCTGCGGACGACCCCGACCACAGCAGAAGGCAACGAGAGGGTCAGCGCTGGGACCAAGTTTGCCCTCAGGCTCTGGCTGCAGCATCTGGGCAG GTAGAGCCGGAATGGCAGCCGAGGTGA
- the NUDT17 gene encoding nucleoside diphosphate-linked moiety X motif 17 isoform X2, with the protein MAAARVLLLLSGRAESPSFAQSVCGLLGAGPGLGPWPTHCGLKRGRLVLSDGPFPGSSARLPLQRPPFCPFAALDQQLRTPGAELPSNRGVDLGVAVLLQSSDQSVLLTRRTRTLSVSPNLWVPPGGHVGLDEELLDGGLRELQEETGLQLPHGQFSWVPLGLWESAYPPRLSWGLPRYHHIILYLLVVSWESQQQLQARIQPNPSEVSAFMWLGPEIAAAVAAAEDGTETLTHLPRDLPPSVLGTRGGRKSSTPALAHIHAAADDPDHSRRQREGQRWDQVCPQALAAASGQVEPEWQPR; encoded by the exons ATGGCCGCCGCGCGGGTGCTGCTGCTCCTGTCCGGGCGCGCGGAGTCGCCGAGCTTCGCCCAGAGTGTGTGTGGCCTCCTGGGCGCCGGGCCAGGGCTCGGGCCGTGGCCCACGCACTGCGGCTTGAAGCGAGGACGACTCGTCCTCTCGGACGGGCCATTCCCAGGCTCCTCGGCCAGGCTTCCGCTCCAG cgACCCCCTTTCTGCCCTTTTGCGGCCCTGGACCAGCAGCTCAGGACTCCGGGGGCCGAGCTGCCCAGCAACCGAGGTGTGGATCTGGGTGTGGCCGTCCTTCTGCAGTCCAGCGACCAGTCTGTCTTGTTAACGCGCAGGACACGCACCCTCAGCGTTTCTCCCAACCTCTGGGTACCCCCAG GTGGGCACGTGGGACTTGATGAAGAG CTGTTGGACGGAGGGCTGCGAGAGCTTCAGGAGGAGACTGGACTACAGCTGCCCCACGGCCAGTTCTCTTGGGTCCCTCTGGGGTTATGGGAG TCTGCCTACCCTCCTAGGCTGAGCTGGGGTCTCCCCAGATACCATCACATCATTCTCTATCTACTCGTGGTCTCCTGGGAGTCACAGCAGCAGCTGCAG GCCCGGATCCAACCAAACCCAAGTGAGGTGAGTGCCTTTATGTGGCTGGGACCAGAGATAGCAGCTGCCGTGGCTGCTGCAGAGGATGGGACAGAGACACTCACACATCTTCCCCGGGACCTACCACCCTCTGTCCT TGGAACTAGGGGAGGACGAAAGAGCTCAACCCCTGCCCTTGCCCACATCCACGCTGCTGCGGACGACCCCGACCACAGCAGAAGGCAACGAGAGGGTCAGCGCTGGGACCAAGTTTGCCCTCAGGCTCTGGCTGCAGCATCTGGGCAG GTAGAGCCGGAATGGCAGCCGAGGTGA
- the NUDT17 gene encoding nucleoside diphosphate-linked moiety X motif 17 isoform X4, which yields MAAARVLLLLSGRAESPSFAQSVCGLLGAGPGLGPWPTHCGLKRGRLVLSDGPFPGSSARLPLQRPPFCPFAALDQQLRTPGAELPSNRGVDLGVAVLLQSSDQSVLLTRRTRTLSVSPNLWVPPGGHVGLDEELLDGGLRELQEETGLQLPHGQFSWVPLGLWESAYPPRLSWGLPRYHHIILYLLVVSWESQQQLQARIQPNPSEVSAFMWLGPEIAAAVAAAEDGTETLTHLPRDLPPSVLRRQREGQRWDQVCPQALAAASGQVEPEWQPR from the exons ATGGCCGCCGCGCGGGTGCTGCTGCTCCTGTCCGGGCGCGCGGAGTCGCCGAGCTTCGCCCAGAGTGTGTGTGGCCTCCTGGGCGCCGGGCCAGGGCTCGGGCCGTGGCCCACGCACTGCGGCTTGAAGCGAGGACGACTCGTCCTCTCGGACGGGCCATTCCCAGGCTCCTCGGCCAGGCTTCCGCTCCAG cgACCCCCTTTCTGCCCTTTTGCGGCCCTGGACCAGCAGCTCAGGACTCCGGGGGCCGAGCTGCCCAGCAACCGAGGTGTGGATCTGGGTGTGGCCGTCCTTCTGCAGTCCAGCGACCAGTCTGTCTTGTTAACGCGCAGGACACGCACCCTCAGCGTTTCTCCCAACCTCTGGGTACCCCCAG GTGGGCACGTGGGACTTGATGAAGAG CTGTTGGACGGAGGGCTGCGAGAGCTTCAGGAGGAGACTGGACTACAGCTGCCCCACGGCCAGTTCTCTTGGGTCCCTCTGGGGTTATGGGAG TCTGCCTACCCTCCTAGGCTGAGCTGGGGTCTCCCCAGATACCATCACATCATTCTCTATCTACTCGTGGTCTCCTGGGAGTCACAGCAGCAGCTGCAG GCCCGGATCCAACCAAACCCAAGTGAGGTGAGTGCCTTTATGTGGCTGGGACCAGAGATAGCAGCTGCCGTGGCTGCTGCAGAGGATGGGACAGAGACACTCACACATCTTCCCCGGGACCTACCACCCTCTGTCCT CAGAAGGCAACGAGAGGGTCAGCGCTGGGACCAAGTTTGCCCTCAGGCTCTGGCTGCAGCATCTGGGCAG GTAGAGCCGGAATGGCAGCCGAGGTGA
- the NUDT17 gene encoding nucleoside diphosphate-linked moiety X motif 17 isoform X3: protein MAAARVLLLLSGRAESPSFAQSVCGLLGAGPGLGPWPTHCGLKRGRLVLSDGPFPGSSARLPLQRPPFCPFAALDQQLRTPGAELPSNRGVDLGVAVLLQSSDQSVLLTRRTRTLSVSPNLWVPPGGHVGLDEELLDGGLRELQEETGLQLPHGQFSWVPLGLWESAYPPRLSWGLPRYHHIILYLLVVSWESQQQLQARIQPNPSEVSAFMWLGPEIAAAVAAAEDGTETLTHLPRDLPPSVLTVELGEDERAQPLPLPTSTLLRTTPTTAEGNERVSAGTKFALRLWLQHLGR, encoded by the exons ATGGCCGCCGCGCGGGTGCTGCTGCTCCTGTCCGGGCGCGCGGAGTCGCCGAGCTTCGCCCAGAGTGTGTGTGGCCTCCTGGGCGCCGGGCCAGGGCTCGGGCCGTGGCCCACGCACTGCGGCTTGAAGCGAGGACGACTCGTCCTCTCGGACGGGCCATTCCCAGGCTCCTCGGCCAGGCTTCCGCTCCAG cgACCCCCTTTCTGCCCTTTTGCGGCCCTGGACCAGCAGCTCAGGACTCCGGGGGCCGAGCTGCCCAGCAACCGAGGTGTGGATCTGGGTGTGGCCGTCCTTCTGCAGTCCAGCGACCAGTCTGTCTTGTTAACGCGCAGGACACGCACCCTCAGCGTTTCTCCCAACCTCTGGGTACCCCCAG GTGGGCACGTGGGACTTGATGAAGAG CTGTTGGACGGAGGGCTGCGAGAGCTTCAGGAGGAGACTGGACTACAGCTGCCCCACGGCCAGTTCTCTTGGGTCCCTCTGGGGTTATGGGAG TCTGCCTACCCTCCTAGGCTGAGCTGGGGTCTCCCCAGATACCATCACATCATTCTCTATCTACTCGTGGTCTCCTGGGAGTCACAGCAGCAGCTGCAG GCCCGGATCCAACCAAACCCAAGTGAGGTGAGTGCCTTTATGTGGCTGGGACCAGAGATAGCAGCTGCCGTGGCTGCTGCAGAGGATGGGACAGAGACACTCACACATCTTCCCCGGGACCTACCACCCTCTGTCCT TACAGTGGAACTAGGGGAGGACGAAAGAGCTCAACCCCTGCCCTTGCCCACATCCACGCTGCTGCGGACGACCCCGACCACAGCAGAAGGCAACGAGAGGGTCAGCGCTGGGACCAAGTTTGCCCTCAGGCTCTGGCTGCAGCATCTGGGCAG GTAG